From Shinella sp. XGS7, one genomic window encodes:
- a CDS encoding transglutaminase family protein: MIDIAELPAMAPFGAERTNALIATTLLDFGHPSIAALVQARGWQQLSEHERIAAAYAYVRDEVAFGYNKNDDLKASEVLADGYGQCNTKSTLFMALLRALDIPCRFHGFTIDKQLQRGAITGLAYWLAPRNIIHSWVEVWTGARWARLEGFILDKTYLAALQQRFASHRGAFCGYGAATPDLQCPQVDWNGGDTFIQKDGINQDFGLFDNPDEFYARHGVNLNGLKRWLFQNVIRQQMNGNVARIRGRVGAPPTSGHDAAAASAG, from the coding sequence ATGATCGACATCGCAGAGCTTCCGGCGATGGCGCCTTTTGGGGCCGAGCGGACAAACGCGCTGATCGCTACCACCTTGCTCGACTTTGGCCACCCGAGCATTGCCGCTCTGGTGCAGGCACGAGGATGGCAGCAACTTTCTGAGCATGAACGCATTGCCGCTGCCTACGCCTATGTCCGTGACGAGGTCGCGTTCGGCTACAACAAGAACGACGATCTGAAGGCCTCCGAGGTGCTTGCCGATGGCTACGGTCAATGCAATACCAAGAGCACGCTGTTCATGGCCTTGCTGCGAGCACTGGACATTCCCTGCCGATTTCATGGCTTCACCATCGACAAGCAACTGCAGCGCGGCGCGATCACGGGGCTGGCTTACTGGCTGGCGCCGCGCAACATCATCCACAGCTGGGTCGAGGTCTGGACCGGTGCACGCTGGGCGAGGCTGGAAGGTTTCATTCTGGACAAGACTTACCTGGCGGCGCTGCAGCAGCGTTTCGCGTCGCATCGGGGCGCCTTCTGCGGCTATGGGGCGGCGACGCCGGATCTGCAGTGCCCGCAGGTCGATTGGAACGGCGGTGATACCTTCATCCAGAAAGACGGCATCAATCAAGACTTCGGCCTGTTCGACAACCCAGACGAGTTCTACGCTCGCCATGGCGTCAATCTGAACGGCCTCAAGCGCTGGCTGTTTCAGAACGTCATCCGCCAGCAGATGAACGGCAATGTTGCCCGCATCCGCGGCAGAGTTGGTGCTCCACCGACCTCAGGCCACGATGCTGCTGCCGCCTCCGCCGGGTAG
- a CDS encoding TolC family protein — MYFSFRTLSRAFSVDARSRAPIAPLCALLLALSMASTGVTAQAPAVTTLRQAFEAAWLRQPEAASADLHRQAAQGRKVAAQSWTVEPPSLEVSAKTDRLNRNEGSRELEFGVAVPLWLPGERSRSLALAEAEAGAVDSRTTAAQWRLAGTLRDAWWSLHRARVEVGLARARQDSAAQLARDVARRVTAGELAKADQHQADGALAAAQAELAASQASQTQAEQALRALTAEVPAPALLDAPEAVPAMPTDETEPVSTHPALRELSDRVLMAERARDLAGVQQRANPELTLATTRDRGAFGDRYGQTVTLGLRFPFGSSGANQAKRATAGAELIEAQAQLTLERQRLSGELAGARARLLASQAAAEAATRRSVLARDTRGFVEKSFRAGETDLPSRLRVELEAFEAERQATLARLNVNQAISAFNQALGLLPQ; from the coding sequence ATGTATTTCTCTTTTAGGACCCTTTCTCGGGCCTTTTCCGTGGACGCGCGCTCACGCGCACCCATTGCCCCGCTGTGCGCGCTCCTGCTTGCGCTAAGCATGGCAAGCACCGGCGTCACGGCCCAGGCACCGGCCGTCACAACGCTCAGGCAGGCCTTCGAGGCGGCATGGCTGCGCCAACCCGAGGCGGCCAGCGCCGATCTGCACCGGCAGGCTGCGCAAGGGCGCAAGGTTGCAGCACAAAGCTGGACGGTCGAACCACCGTCGTTGGAGGTGTCGGCCAAGACGGATCGACTGAACCGCAACGAAGGAAGTCGTGAACTGGAGTTCGGCGTGGCCGTGCCGCTGTGGCTACCCGGCGAGCGCAGCCGCAGTCTCGCGCTGGCAGAGGCAGAGGCTGGTGCGGTAGACAGCCGGACCACGGCTGCGCAATGGCGGCTGGCGGGCACCCTTAGGGATGCATGGTGGAGTCTGCACCGGGCCCGTGTCGAAGTTGGCCTGGCTCGTGCGCGCCAGGACAGCGCTGCTCAGCTGGCGCGCGATGTTGCTAGGCGTGTGACAGCTGGCGAACTGGCCAAGGCCGATCAGCACCAGGCCGATGGCGCCCTGGCAGCGGCCCAGGCTGAACTGGCGGCCAGCCAGGCGTCACAGACCCAGGCCGAGCAGGCGCTGCGCGCTTTGACCGCCGAGGTACCGGCTCCCGCATTGCTTGATGCACCGGAAGCCGTCCCCGCAATGCCGACCGACGAAACCGAACCCGTTTCGACCCATCCCGCACTGCGCGAACTGAGCGATCGGGTGCTGATGGCCGAGCGGGCCCGTGATCTGGCCGGGGTTCAGCAGCGCGCGAACCCCGAACTGACGCTGGCCACGACCCGGGACCGCGGCGCCTTCGGTGATCGTTATGGCCAGACGGTCACGTTGGGACTGCGCTTTCCGTTTGGTTCCAGTGGCGCGAACCAGGCCAAGCGGGCCACGGCCGGCGCTGAACTCATTGAAGCCCAGGCCCAACTGACCCTGGAGCGTCAGCGCCTGTCCGGTGAACTGGCCGGGGCGCGGGCGCGCCTACTGGCATCTCAAGCTGCAGCCGAAGCCGCCACCCGGCGTTCCGTGCTGGCCCGCGACACGCGGGGCTTTGTCGAGAAGTCCTTCCGTGCCGGCGAAACCGATCTTCCCAGCCGCCTGCGGGTCGAGCTGGAGGCCTTCGAGGCCGAGCGCCAGGCCACGCTGGCCCGACTGAACGTGAATCAGGCCATCTCTGCCTTCAACCAGGCCTTGGGCCTGTTGCCGCAATGA
- a CDS encoding heavy metal response regulator transcription factor, which translates to MKLLVIEDELKLAEYLRKGLSEEGYVVDVAHTGIDGLHMATEIDYDLLILDGMLPGIDGLAVLAALRQSKQTPVLMLTARGQHQDRVRGLQGGADDYLVKPFAFSELVARIQVLLRRAGGARGNGEPTLLRMGDLEVDLLRRKASRAGQRLELTAKEFNLLSLLLRRQGEVLSRTELAEQVWDMNFDSETNVVEVAVRRLRGKLDQPFERPLLHTVRGMGYVLEAREP; encoded by the coding sequence ATGAAACTGCTGGTGATCGAAGACGAACTCAAGCTCGCCGAGTATTTGCGCAAGGGCTTGAGCGAGGAAGGCTATGTGGTCGACGTGGCCCATACCGGCATTGACGGTCTGCATATGGCGACCGAGATCGATTACGACCTGCTGATCCTCGACGGCATGTTGCCCGGCATCGATGGTTTGGCCGTGTTGGCGGCCTTGCGCCAGAGCAAGCAGACGCCGGTCCTGATGCTGACCGCCCGCGGTCAGCATCAGGACCGGGTGCGGGGCCTGCAGGGAGGCGCCGACGACTATCTGGTCAAGCCCTTTGCATTCTCGGAGCTCGTGGCGCGCATCCAGGTCTTGCTGCGTCGTGCGGGCGGAGCCCGCGGCAATGGCGAGCCGACCTTGCTGCGGATGGGCGATCTGGAGGTCGATCTGCTCCGCCGCAAAGCCTCACGCGCCGGACAGCGGTTGGAGCTGACAGCCAAGGAGTTCAACCTTCTGAGCCTGCTGCTGCGGCGCCAGGGCGAGGTGCTGTCGCGCACCGAACTGGCCGAGCAGGTCTGGGACATGAACTTCGACAGCGAGACCAATGTCGTCGAGGTCGCGGTGCGGCGCTTGCGCGGCAAGCTGGACCAGCCCTTCGAGCGGCCGCTGCTGCACACGGTACGTGGTATGGGCTATGTCCTGGAGGCAAGGGAGCCATGA
- a CDS encoding efflux RND transporter permease subunit — protein sequence MFKWLLDSSLANRLLIIIASLVLVAYGAFTLSRTPVDVFPDLNKPTVTIMTEAGGMAAEEVEQLITFPLETTMNGLPGVESVRSTSSAGLSFLYVTFDWSTEIFRARQMVSERLASMEEGMPEGVVPRMGPISSIMGEIMQIAIPIDTAKISSMAVREYADWVLRPRLMAVPGVAQVIPIGGEVRQFQVQPNTARMAELGITHEQLEAALKGFSSNTSGGFLELNGREYLIRNLGRTSNLDDLKNLALSARNGQPILLRQLAEVTFAPAIKRGDAGFEGKPAVILGIQKQPTADTIALTRAIESALDEMKRSLPAGMDAPQVTFRQASFIESSITTLQGKLIGASAFVAVILLLFLGNLRTTIIALVAIPVSIFITALVFKYFGLSINTMTLGGLAIAIGGLVDDAVVGIENVMRRLKEDRNKHHEHRLNPLEVVAMATMEVRSAILYATVIIVLVFVPLFALPGMEGRLFVPLGIAFIVSTLASLIVSVTVTPVLSLYLLPRMKSLDHGDTKVLAWLKARYRGGLQATLNRPKAAIVAGSVAVLAAAAAVPFFPTTFLPPFNEGTLLVGLRLNPGVTLAESSALARQAEVLIKQVPEVTHVGRRSGRAELDEHAEGVHVSELDVGLKPSSEITRSMDEINADIRSRLVNLPAAIGIGQPISHRIDHMLSGVRSQIAIKIFGEDLDTLRGQADVLRARLAAIPGVADLEIEKQVLAPQIKVRVDYAAAARYGVPAPQILSTLQALVEGEKVTQIVEGSRRFALVVRLPEGSRSVDGLAQILIETPSGRVPLSKLATIEEGDGPNQVSRDDGKRRIVLSANAQGRPLSDIVTDIRAVVAETKLPEGYFVTLGGQFQAQEEASRLVGLLSIVSAVLMFVVLFSRYKSTRLALLIMANIPLALVGAVLGLGLSGQPLSVAALVGFITLAGISVRNGILKVSHYINLMRFEGESFDHKMIVRGSIERLSPVLMTALVTAFALAPLLFEAERPGTEILHPVAVVIFSGLISSTLLDTFLTPAMFWLFGRRDAERLMDDRNAEAF from the coding sequence ATGTTTAAGTGGCTTCTCGACAGCAGCCTGGCCAACCGGCTGCTCATCATCATCGCCAGCCTCGTGCTGGTGGCCTACGGCGCGTTCACCCTGTCACGCACGCCGGTGGACGTGTTCCCCGACCTCAACAAGCCGACCGTCACCATCATGACGGAGGCCGGCGGCATGGCCGCCGAAGAGGTCGAGCAATTGATCACCTTCCCTCTGGAGACCACGATGAATGGTCTGCCGGGGGTGGAGTCGGTGCGCTCGACTTCCAGTGCCGGTCTGTCGTTCCTCTACGTCACCTTCGACTGGAGCACCGAGATCTTCCGAGCCCGGCAAATGGTGTCCGAGCGGCTTGCCTCGATGGAAGAAGGCATGCCCGAGGGCGTGGTACCGCGCATGGGACCGATCAGCTCCATCATGGGCGAGATCATGCAGATCGCGATCCCCATCGACACGGCAAAGATCTCGTCAATGGCGGTTCGCGAGTATGCCGACTGGGTGCTACGGCCGCGTCTGATGGCGGTTCCCGGCGTGGCCCAGGTGATCCCGATCGGTGGTGAAGTGCGGCAGTTCCAGGTGCAGCCCAATACCGCACGCATGGCGGAGCTGGGTATCACGCATGAGCAGCTGGAAGCCGCGCTGAAGGGCTTTTCATCCAACACCTCCGGTGGTTTCCTGGAACTCAATGGCCGCGAGTACCTGATCCGCAATCTCGGCCGCACCTCCAACCTCGACGATCTGAAGAACCTGGCTCTGAGTGCTCGCAACGGGCAGCCCATCCTGCTGCGCCAACTCGCCGAGGTGACCTTTGCTCCGGCCATCAAGCGCGGCGATGCCGGCTTCGAAGGAAAGCCAGCGGTGATCCTGGGTATCCAGAAGCAGCCCACCGCAGACACCATCGCGTTGACGCGCGCCATCGAGAGCGCGCTTGACGAGATGAAGCGCTCGCTGCCGGCTGGCATGGATGCCCCCCAAGTGACCTTCCGTCAGGCGAGCTTCATCGAGTCCTCGATCACGACCCTGCAGGGCAAGCTGATCGGTGCCTCGGCCTTCGTGGCCGTGATCCTGCTGCTGTTCCTGGGCAACCTGCGCACGACGATCATCGCCCTGGTGGCGATTCCCGTTTCCATCTTCATCACTGCCCTGGTGTTCAAGTATTTCGGACTGTCGATCAACACCATGACCTTGGGCGGTCTGGCGATCGCCATCGGTGGTCTCGTGGACGATGCCGTTGTGGGCATCGAAAACGTGATGCGCCGGCTCAAGGAGGACCGGAACAAGCACCATGAGCACCGCCTGAACCCGTTGGAAGTGGTGGCGATGGCGACCATGGAGGTGCGGTCTGCGATCCTCTATGCCACAGTGATCATCGTGCTGGTGTTCGTGCCGCTGTTCGCGCTGCCGGGCATGGAGGGGCGTCTGTTTGTGCCGCTGGGCATCGCCTTCATCGTCTCCACCCTGGCCAGCCTGATCGTATCGGTGACCGTGACGCCGGTGCTGAGCCTTTACCTGCTGCCACGCATGAAGTCGCTGGATCATGGCGACACCAAGGTGCTGGCCTGGCTGAAGGCACGGTATCGCGGCGGGCTGCAAGCCACGCTGAACCGCCCCAAGGCGGCCATCGTGGCCGGCAGCGTGGCGGTGCTGGCCGCGGCCGCGGCCGTGCCGTTCTTCCCGACCACCTTCCTGCCGCCGTTCAACGAGGGCACCCTGTTGGTGGGCCTGCGCCTGAACCCCGGCGTGACGCTGGCCGAGAGTTCGGCCTTGGCCCGCCAGGCCGAGGTGCTGATCAAGCAGGTACCCGAAGTCACCCACGTGGGCCGGCGCAGCGGCCGAGCCGAGTTGGACGAGCATGCCGAAGGGGTGCACGTCAGCGAACTGGACGTTGGTCTGAAGCCCAGCAGCGAGATCACGCGCTCGATGGACGAGATCAATGCCGACATCCGATCGCGGCTTGTCAACCTGCCGGCCGCCATTGGCATCGGCCAGCCGATCTCGCACCGCATCGACCACATGCTCTCCGGCGTGCGCTCGCAAATCGCGATCAAGATCTTCGGCGAAGACTTGGACACCCTGCGTGGCCAGGCCGACGTGCTGCGTGCCCGGCTCGCTGCCATCCCTGGCGTGGCCGATCTGGAGATCGAGAAGCAGGTGCTGGCGCCGCAGATCAAGGTGCGGGTCGACTACGCCGCGGCCGCGCGCTACGGCGTGCCGGCCCCGCAGATCCTGTCGACCCTGCAGGCCCTGGTCGAGGGCGAGAAGGTGACGCAGATCGTCGAGGGCAGTCGGCGCTTTGCCCTGGTCGTGCGACTGCCGGAAGGTTCGCGCTCGGTCGATGGACTGGCTCAGATCCTGATCGAGACGCCCAGTGGCAGGGTGCCGCTGTCCAAGCTGGCCACGATCGAGGAAGGCGATGGCCCCAACCAGGTCAGCCGCGACGACGGCAAGCGCCGTATCGTGCTGTCAGCCAATGCGCAAGGGCGGCCGTTGTCGGACATCGTGACCGACATCCGCGCTGTCGTGGCCGAAACCAAGCTGCCGGAGGGCTACTTCGTCACCCTGGGCGGCCAGTTCCAGGCACAGGAGGAGGCCTCGCGCTTGGTGGGCCTGCTGTCCATCGTCTCGGCGGTGCTGATGTTCGTGGTGCTGTTCAGCCGCTACAAGAGCACGCGTCTGGCGCTGCTGATCATGGCCAACATTCCGCTGGCCCTGGTCGGTGCGGTGCTGGGCTTGGGCCTGTCGGGCCAGCCGCTGTCGGTGGCCGCACTGGTGGGCTTCATCACCCTGGCCGGCATCTCGGTGCGCAACGGCATCCTGAAGGTCAGCCACTACATCAACCTGATGCGCTTCGAGGGCGAGAGCTTCGACCACAAGATGATTGTGCGCGGTTCCATCGAGCGGCTGAGCCCTGTGCTGATGACAGCCCTGGTAACGGCGTTCGCACTGGCGCCGCTGCTGTTCGAGGCCGAACGACCCGGCACCGAGATCCTGCATCCGGTGGCGGTGGTGATCTTCTCCGGCTTGATCAGCTCCACCCTGCTGGACACCTTCCTGACCCCGGCCATGTTCTGGCTGTTCGGCCGTCGCGACGCCGAGCGTCTGATGGACGACCGCAATGCGGAAGCCTTCTAA
- a CDS encoding efflux RND transporter periplasmic adaptor subunit, whose protein sequence is MKYLNLNHSLTACALAAALSLGTTAAFAGDGHDHGDAPAATNSNGPQRLPDGSVFLPKPAQRQMSVRTLVGAEQSLPRGIELNGQVLMDPNAGGKVQAMAAGRLEPGPRGLPTVGQAVRKGEVLAYVQPSAGSLERANQVAQLAELRAARTLAEKRLARLRDLADTVPRKDIEALESEVASLGERVQAVGGGLSGREALVAPATGVIASAHAVAGQVIDARELVFEVVDPTKLRVEALAYDAAVAGDVAGAYVPVGSGKVALTFVGAARSLRDQVLPISFKAQGEGLSQLAVGQPVRVIVQTRSQVKGVAVPAAALMKNPANQQIVWVKTAAERFEPRVVMVAPLDGAAVAVTAGLKTGDRVVSEGAGLLNQIR, encoded by the coding sequence ATGAAATACCTGAATCTGAACCACAGCCTCACGGCCTGCGCTTTGGCCGCAGCCCTGTCCCTCGGCACGACGGCGGCATTTGCCGGCGACGGCCATGATCATGGCGATGCTCCTGCTGCCACGAACTCGAATGGTCCCCAGCGCCTGCCCGATGGCAGCGTGTTCCTGCCCAAGCCGGCGCAGCGCCAGATGAGCGTGCGTACCCTCGTCGGGGCCGAGCAATCGCTACCTCGTGGCATTGAACTGAATGGCCAAGTCCTGATGGACCCGAACGCAGGCGGCAAGGTGCAGGCGATGGCCGCAGGCCGGCTGGAACCCGGTCCCCGCGGCCTGCCGACAGTGGGGCAAGCGGTGCGCAAGGGTGAAGTCCTCGCCTATGTTCAGCCCTCGGCGGGCAGCCTGGAGCGCGCCAACCAAGTGGCCCAACTGGCCGAGTTGCGCGCCGCGCGCACGCTCGCCGAGAAGCGCCTGGCGCGCCTGCGCGATCTGGCCGACACGGTGCCGCGCAAGGACATCGAGGCGCTTGAGAGCGAGGTTGCCAGCCTGGGCGAGCGTGTGCAGGCGGTCGGTGGAGGGTTGTCGGGCCGCGAAGCGCTGGTGGCGCCGGCCACCGGCGTGATTGCCTCCGCCCATGCGGTGGCAGGTCAGGTGATCGATGCCCGGGAACTGGTTTTCGAAGTCGTGGATCCCACCAAGCTACGCGTCGAGGCGCTGGCCTATGACGCCGCCGTGGCCGGCGATGTGGCGGGTGCCTATGTCCCGGTCGGCAGCGGCAAAGTCGCGCTGACCTTTGTCGGTGCCGCGCGCAGCCTGCGGGATCAAGTGCTGCCGATCAGCTTCAAGGCCCAGGGCGAAGGCCTGAGCCAATTGGCGGTAGGCCAGCCGGTCCGGGTGATCGTGCAGACCCGCAGCCAGGTCAAGGGCGTGGCCGTGCCTGCTGCCGCGCTAATGAAGAACCCCGCAAACCAACAGATCGTCTGGGTCAAGACCGCTGCAGAGCGCTTCGAGCCGCGGGTGGTGATGGTGGCTCCGCTGGACGGTGCGGCGGTCGCTGTCACCGCCGGGCTCAAGACCGGCGATCGGGTGGTGAGCGAAGGTGCTGGTTTGCTCAACCAGATCCGCTAA
- a CDS encoding heavy metal sensor histidine kinase, which translates to MSRPAVAASLRGRLSRWLALQTMLGLGLVCAAVYVVIAATLSERQDETLTQKQVAVEHLLTEGRGAHDMAGVRHLLKDFLAGHDELSLRLVNGDGQVIFETSKRQPPVAESKRWFFDIRLPPSAGGSAHAVLVLDKRTDEALLERLAWTLALAALTGSLAVSFGGFLLVRLGLAPLHKLVEQTRQVTATDLLRRLDGTGQAEELQPLIHQFNELLDRLSVAYKQMEAFNADVAHELNTPLATLISSCELALRKPRSAEELREALGSNLEDLHRLASIVGDMLFLSNADRGVPARRAWTPSLGALAAEVVEFHEAALLDAGLKAEVLGDAAAEIDARLLRQALSNLLGNATRYAATGSAVLVHIDRQVNGEVHIAVHNEGQTIDPAHLPRLFDRFYRADTARTHADRNHGLGLAIVAAIARMHGGQVFAASADGLTRIGLALPGGGGSSIVA; encoded by the coding sequence ATGAGTAGGCCCGCAGTTGCGGCCAGCCTGCGCGGTCGCCTCTCGCGCTGGTTGGCACTGCAGACCATGCTGGGCCTAGGGCTCGTATGTGCAGCGGTTTATGTAGTGATTGCTGCCACCCTCTCGGAGCGGCAGGATGAGACCCTGACGCAGAAGCAGGTTGCGGTGGAACATTTGCTCACCGAAGGCCGAGGCGCGCATGACATGGCCGGTGTGCGTCACCTGCTGAAGGACTTCCTCGCTGGCCACGACGAGCTCTCGCTGCGTCTGGTCAATGGTGACGGGCAGGTCATCTTCGAGACATCCAAGCGTCAGCCGCCTGTCGCTGAGAGTAAGCGCTGGTTCTTTGACATCCGTCTGCCGCCGAGCGCAGGCGGCTCGGCCCATGCGGTGCTGGTGTTGGACAAACGGACCGACGAAGCCTTGCTGGAACGTCTGGCCTGGACCTTGGCGCTGGCCGCGCTGACGGGATCGCTGGCCGTCTCCTTCGGGGGCTTCTTGCTGGTCCGCCTCGGCCTGGCGCCCCTGCACAAACTGGTGGAGCAGACCCGGCAGGTGACGGCGACAGACCTGCTGCGACGACTCGACGGAACCGGCCAAGCCGAAGAGCTACAACCCCTGATCCACCAGTTCAATGAACTGCTGGACCGTCTCAGCGTCGCCTACAAGCAGATGGAGGCGTTCAATGCCGATGTGGCTCATGAGCTGAACACGCCGCTGGCTACTCTGATCAGCAGTTGCGAACTGGCCTTGCGCAAGCCACGCAGCGCCGAGGAACTGCGTGAGGCCCTGGGATCCAACCTAGAAGACCTGCACCGCCTTGCCAGCATCGTCGGCGACATGCTCTTCCTGTCCAATGCTGATCGCGGCGTTCCCGCCCGACGCGCCTGGACCCCCAGCCTGGGCGCGCTGGCCGCGGAGGTGGTTGAGTTCCATGAAGCTGCTTTGCTCGACGCAGGCCTCAAGGCCGAAGTGCTGGGCGATGCCGCTGCCGAAATAGATGCCCGGCTGCTACGGCAGGCACTGTCAAACCTGCTCGGAAATGCCACCCGCTACGCGGCGACAGGCTCGGCCGTGCTGGTGCACATCGACCGCCAGGTCAATGGAGAGGTGCACATCGCCGTACACAACGAGGGGCAGACCATCGACCCGGCGCATCTGCCCCGGCTCTTTGACCGGTTCTACCGGGCTGACACCGCGCGCACCCATGCAGATCGCAACCACGGTCTGGGCCTGGCGATCGTCGCTGCCATCGCCCGCATGCATGGCGGCCAGGTCTTCGCGGCATCAGCGGATGGTCTCACTCGAATCGGACTGGCCCTACCCGGCGGAGGCGGCAGCAGCATCGTGGCCTGA